A DNA window from Anaerocolumna sp. AGMB13020 contains the following coding sequences:
- the rsxC gene encoding electron transport complex subunit RsxC — translation MGKKSFLGGIHPYDGKAFTMDKPITVHATKGELVFPMAQHIGAPAKPIVAKGDKVLVGQILGEAPGFVSANVISSVSGTVKAIEKRLTSAGRFDEAVIVENDHTYTSVENFGVEQDYEKLSKEEIRNQIKAAGIVGLGGAGFPTHVKLSAEETKIDYLIVNGAECEPYLTSDYRLMLEEPEKIINGLQILLKLYNKAQGIIAIEDNKPEAIRILTELAAKENNIEVRSLATKYPQGGERHLIYSVTGRKLNSKKLPADVGCIVDNVYTIISVYNAVARQIPLIEKIITVSGDAVNTPVNLRVRTGTSYVEVLEAAGGFSAQPEKVILGGPMMGVPLFNLDIPVTKTTSSLLGFLKDEAAVEESACIRCGRCITKCPLQLMPYKIAEAAMRSDEEEYLKYNGLECCACGCCSYICPARRGLTHAIIQTKKEVLDKRKRA, via the coding sequence ATGGGCAAAAAATCATTTTTGGGCGGAATCCATCCCTATGACGGCAAAGCTTTCACAATGGATAAACCCATAACAGTTCATGCAACCAAAGGGGAGTTGGTGTTTCCCATGGCACAGCATATAGGAGCTCCGGCCAAACCGATAGTGGCCAAAGGTGATAAAGTACTGGTTGGGCAGATTTTAGGTGAAGCCCCAGGATTTGTTTCGGCCAATGTAATCAGCTCGGTTTCAGGTACTGTAAAAGCCATTGAAAAGCGATTGACTTCCGCTGGAAGATTTGATGAAGCTGTTATTGTGGAGAATGATCATACATATACATCAGTTGAAAATTTTGGCGTGGAACAGGATTATGAAAAACTCTCAAAAGAAGAGATCAGAAATCAGATTAAAGCAGCTGGAATCGTCGGATTGGGAGGAGCAGGTTTTCCGACACATGTAAAGTTAAGTGCAGAGGAAACTAAAATTGATTATCTGATAGTAAACGGTGCGGAGTGTGAGCCTTATCTGACCTCAGATTACCGTCTGATGTTAGAGGAACCGGAAAAAATAATCAATGGGCTGCAAATACTTTTGAAACTATATAATAAGGCTCAAGGAATAATAGCCATCGAAGATAACAAACCGGAGGCTATCAGAATATTAACGGAGCTGGCTGCAAAGGAAAATAATATAGAGGTCAGGAGTTTAGCCACAAAATATCCGCAGGGCGGTGAACGTCATTTAATTTACTCCGTAACAGGAAGAAAATTGAATTCAAAAAAGCTACCAGCTGATGTAGGTTGTATTGTAGATAATGTATACACCATAATATCTGTATATAATGCTGTTGCAAGGCAGATACCCCTTATTGAAAAGATAATAACCGTATCGGGAGATGCAGTGAATACCCCGGTAAATCTAAGAGTCAGAACAGGAACCAGTTATGTGGAGGTTTTGGAGGCAGCAGGGGGCTTCAGCGCCCAACCAGAAAAGGTAATTTTGGGAGGACCTATGATGGGTGTTCCGCTCTTTAATCTCGATATACCGGTTACAAAAACAACTTCCTCTTTGCTTGGATTTTTAAAAGATGAGGCAGCGGTGGAGGAATCTGCCTGCATTCGATGCGGTCGTTGTATCACTAAATGTCCCTTGCAGCTGATGCCTTATAAAATCGCAGAAGCTGCTATGCGTTCGGATGAAGAGGAATATCTTAAGTATAACGGATTGGAGTGTTGTGCCTGCGGTTGCTGTTCCTATATATGTCCGGCAAGAAGAGGACTGACCCATGCAATTATACAGACGAAAAAGGAAGTACTGGATAAACGCAAGAGAGCCTAA
- a CDS encoding V-type ATP synthase subunit D, whose protein sequence is MERLNVNPNRMELAELRSKLTTAKQGHELLKGKQDELVHRFIELLNESRRLRLVLTKQFTGLYQDFSLVGAEISPEFLEEALMASGSMAALKASEKSIMGVRVPAFDYTLAKEDIHYPYSFSYTSSELDVSIRKCHSMMEEIIKLAEMEKACELLANEIEKIRRRVNALEFMTIPQLKESIRYIQMKLDENERGNLVRLIKVKNKIKSQAAVE, encoded by the coding sequence ATGGAAAGATTGAATGTGAATCCGAACCGGATGGAGTTAGCGGAACTTAGGTCGAAACTTACGACGGCAAAACAGGGACATGAGCTGCTGAAAGGTAAACAGGATGAACTTGTGCACCGTTTTATTGAACTTTTAAATGAGAGCAGGAGACTACGGTTAGTACTCACAAAGCAATTTACAGGTTTATATCAGGATTTTTCTCTTGTAGGAGCAGAAATCTCTCCGGAATTTCTGGAAGAAGCTTTAATGGCTTCCGGGAGTATGGCAGCTTTAAAAGCATCTGAAAAATCCATAATGGGTGTTCGAGTTCCTGCCTTTGATTATACACTGGCAAAGGAAGATATTCATTATCCTTACAGCTTCTCTTATACCAGCAGTGAGCTTGATGTCTCCATACGTAAATGTCATTCCATGATGGAAGAAATTATAAAGCTTGCAGAAATGGAAAAAGCTTGTGAATTATTAGCAAACGAGATTGAGAAAATTCGAAGAAGGGTAAATGCCCTTGAATTTATGACAATTCCACAGCTTAAAGAGAGTATCCGATATATTCAGATGAAGCTGGATGAAAATGAACGAGGTAATCTGGTTAGACTTATTAAAGTAAAAAATAAAATAAAATCCCAGGCAGCCGTAGAATAA
- a CDS encoding V-type ATP synthase subunit B, with product MIKEYRTISEIVGPLMVVEKVENVRYDEMVEVRTQSGEIRQGRVLEINEKSAVVQLFERADGILMEESSVRFLEKPQVLGVSMDMLGRIYDGMGRPIDDGPKIHPDKYMDINGVVINPVARDYPSEFIQTGISSIDGLNTMVRGQKLPVFSASGLPHKELAAQIARQAKVRGNDTNFAVVFAAIGITFEEAEYFIQDFKNTGALQRTVMFVNLADHPAIERLSTPRMALTMAEYLAFEKDMHVLVIMTDITNYCEALREVGAARKEVPGRRGYPGYMYTDLANLYERAGKIKGRKGSITQIPVLTMPEDDKTHPIPDLTGYITEGQIILNRELYRKNIWPPVDVLPSLSRLKDKGIGADKTREDHADTMNQLFSAYAQGKKARELSAILGESSLSDTDKIYAKFADAFESKYVAQGFSVNRSIEETLDIGWELLSMLPKSELKRVKEKFIEKYLPGNS from the coding sequence ATGATAAAAGAATATCGTACCATATCGGAAATTGTTGGGCCTCTTATGGTAGTAGAGAAGGTTGAAAATGTCCGTTATGATGAGATGGTTGAGGTTAGGACGCAAAGCGGAGAAATCAGACAGGGACGTGTTCTGGAAATTAATGAAAAAAGTGCTGTGGTTCAGCTCTTTGAAAGAGCAGACGGAATTCTAATGGAAGAGAGCTCCGTACGTTTTCTGGAGAAACCACAGGTGCTTGGTGTATCCATGGATATGCTTGGACGTATTTACGATGGAATGGGAAGGCCCATTGATGATGGACCTAAGATACATCCCGATAAGTACATGGACATCAATGGAGTTGTAATCAACCCTGTAGCCAGAGACTACCCTTCTGAGTTTATTCAGACAGGAATATCCTCAATTGACGGCTTAAATACAATGGTTAGGGGGCAAAAGCTTCCTGTGTTCTCAGCTTCCGGACTTCCTCATAAGGAATTGGCAGCACAGATAGCAAGACAGGCTAAGGTTAGAGGGAATGATACAAATTTTGCTGTAGTTTTCGCCGCCATCGGTATAACGTTTGAAGAAGCGGAATATTTTATTCAGGATTTCAAGAATACCGGTGCTCTTCAGCGAACGGTTATGTTCGTAAACCTTGCCGATCATCCTGCTATTGAACGTCTTTCAACGCCACGAATGGCACTTACCATGGCAGAGTATCTTGCTTTTGAGAAGGATATGCATGTGCTGGTTATCATGACAGATATTACGAATTACTGTGAAGCTCTTCGTGAGGTAGGGGCGGCCAGAAAGGAGGTACCCGGAAGGCGCGGATACCCCGGATATATGTATACAGATCTTGCAAATCTATATGAACGCGCTGGTAAGATCAAGGGCAGAAAGGGTTCCATCACTCAGATACCGGTATTGACCATGCCAGAAGATGATAAGACTCATCCTATACCAGACCTGACAGGATACATTACGGAAGGCCAGATAATACTTAATCGTGAATTGTATCGAAAAAACATTTGGCCGCCGGTAGATGTTCTGCCATCCCTGTCTCGATTAAAGGATAAAGGAATCGGAGCAGATAAGACCCGTGAAGATCATGCGGATACCATGAATCAGTTATTTTCCGCATATGCGCAGGGAAAGAAAGCCAGGGAGCTCTCGGCAATTCTTGGTGAATCCTCCCTGTCCGATACCGATAAGATATATGCTAAATTTGCAGATGCCTTTGAAAGCAAATATGTGGCGCAAGGATTCAGCGTTAACAGGAGCATCGAGGAAACACTTGATATTGGTTGGGAATTGTTATCCATGCTTCCGAAATCTGAACTGAAACGTGTAAAAGAAAAGTTCATTGAGAAGTACCTACCCGGAAATTCTTAA